The genome window CTTCGCCGCCGCTGGAGGCCGGGGAGGGGGCCGGGGAGGGGGCCGCCGAGCCCCTCGCCTCGGTCGAGGTCGTCGACGGGCCGCCCGTGGCGGCCATCGAGCAAGAGATGGCCCGGGCGGCGGAGAGTGCGCGGCAGGAGCCGCAGGCCGTGGATAGGGCGGAGGCGCCGCCGCCGCCTTCCGCGTCCTTCGAGGCGCCCGTCACCTGGGTCCCGGCCCCGCCTGTCCCGCCGCCCCCGTTCGCGGAGGAAACCGGAGAGAAGGGCGGGACCGGCGCGGAACCGGCAGAGGAGAGGGAGGAAACGGCTGTGGCGGCCTTCGAGGCCCCCCGGCCCGAAGCCGGCGCCGGGGCCTTCGCTCCCCCATTAGGTCCCCCCACCCGCTCCGGGGGCCCGGCGCAGGAAGAGACACGGCCAGCGCAGGAGAGTTTAGTCCCTTCGGCCGCGCCGCCCTCCGCGCCCCATGCCGCCGCGGCCGACGGCGATGACGCCAGGGCTCCGTATCCCCGCGCCGACGAAGGAGAGAGCATGGGGGACGGGGCGGCCGCTGCGCCCGCGGAGCCCGAAGCGCCGGTGCCTGCGGCCCGACTCCCCGAGGCCGCCGTCGCCTCCCCGGAGAGCGCCCCCGCCCCCGACGGCGAGTCCGAGGCGCCGCCGGTGCCGCTCCTTACGCTTCCGCCGGAGGAGACCGAGGCTCCTTCCCTCTTCCCCGAGGCCCGAAGGCTCGCGGCCCTGGCCAAGGAGTATGAAAAACAGGCGCCGCGAAACGAAAAGGGCAAGCGCCTCCAGTTCAACACATCGGAGCTGCGCTACAGGGTCTATCTCCAGGACCTGAAGATCAAGGTGGAGAGCAAGTGGGAGTATCCGCTCATCGCCGTAAAGAACGGCTGGCAGGGGTGGCTCAGGATCGACTTCGACATAAGACGCGACGGCTCGCTCGGGGAGGTGAAGATCGTCAAGTCGTCGAAGTACCCCCCCCTCGACGAGGCGGCCGTGACGGCGCTCAAGCTCGCGGCCCCCTTCAGTCCCTTTCCCCACGACTTCGAGCTCGACGAGATAACCATCAGGGCCCGCTTTGAGTACATCATCTACCGGTAGCTTCACGGCGGCGCTGCTGGCGTGCGGCGCGGCGGTCCTCCTCCTGTGCGCGGCGCCGCTCTTCATCGCCGACGGGGACGCCTCCGTGGCCGGCGTGCTCCCCTACGCCCTCGCCTTCGCGCCCTATCTCCATCTTCTCTCGCGCCTGGCCCGCCCGGGCGGCGCCGCCGGCCGCGGCGAGGAGAAGGCCCTGCACCTGCGGCTCATAGTCCTCTTCGCCCTTCTCATGACGGCGGTGTCGGTCCTCGCGCCGGCGGTGCTCGAGGACGACATGTACCGCTACGTCTGGGACGGGCGCGTGCTCGCAAGCGGCGTCAACCCCTATGCCCACGCCCCCGACTCCTTCGCCCTGCGCGCCCTGCGCGACGAGGCCGTATACCCCAACATAAACTACCCCTACGTGCCGACCATCTATCCCCCGGCGGCCCAGCTCGTCTTCGCCGCCGTATACAAGGCCGCAGGCAGCGGCCTCACCGCCTTCAAGGCCGTCTTCGCGGCCTTTCACCTTGCCACCGTGCCGGTCGTGGTGAGGCTTCTCGACCGCCTCGCCATGGACCGCCGTCTCGTCGTCGCATACGCATGGAACCCCCTGGTGCTCAAGGAGGCGGCTGGCTCGGGCCACGTGGACACGCTGGCCGTCTTTCTTCTCACGGCCTCGCTCCTCCTTCTCATCGAGGGACGGGCGCTGCGGGCCGCCGTCCTCTACGGCCTCGCCGTCGGGGCCAAGCTCTTTGCGCTGGCGCTGCTGCCCCTCTATGTGAAGAGGACGGGGCTTCGGGGGACGGCCGCCGCCGGGGCCACGCTCGCGCTCCTTTATCTCCCCTTCACGGCCACGGCGCCGGCCGTCCTCTCTCCCTTCGAGGGGCTCATCACCTACTTCGAGCACTGGCTCTTCAACCCCGGCCCCTTCGACGCCGTGAGGCTCGCGCTCACACCCTTTGCGGCCGACCCCTACGTCGCCGCGCGGCTCGTCTGCGCGGCCTCGGTGCTCGCCCTCTCGCTGTACGCCGCCGTCCGCGACGACGGCCGGAAGGCGACCCTTGTGAGGGGTTTCTTCCATGTCGTCGCCGCCCTCGTCCTCCTCTCCCCCGTCGTTGCGCCCTGGTACATGCTCTGGTTCGCGCCGCTTCTGAGCCTGCGCCCATCGAGGGCATGGACGGCCCTGACGGCCCTGGCGCTCCTCTCCTACGTCTTCACGGCCAGGGGCGCGGACCTGCCGGCCCTGCGGCTCCTCGAATTCGGCATCTTCGCGGCGCTGCTTGCGGGAGAGGGGGGCTTTAGGCGGAAAGGAGGGCTGAGGGAGGGAACAGGATAGCGGAGCTCCGGCCGCCTACCTGGCCCCCTTCCTTGAGAGTACGACCTTTATGGTCCTGAAGAAGATTATGACGTCGAAGAGCGGCGACATGTTCTTGATGTAGTAGAGGTCGTACTGGAGCTTTTCGAGGGCGTCCTTGAAGGTGGCGCCGTAGGGGTACTTGATCTGGGCCCAGCCCGTGACGCCGGGCTTTACGGCCGTCCTTATCTCGTAGTAGGGTATGACCTCCTTGAGCTGGTCGACGAAATAGGGGCGCTCGGGCCTGGGGCCGACAAAGCTCATGTCGCCGCGCAGCACGTTTATGAGCTGGGGGAGCTCGTCGATGCGGGTCTTCCTGATGAAGGCGCCCACCCTGGTCACCCTGTCGTCCTTCTCCCTGGCCCAGACCGGGCCGGTCTTGGACTCGGCGTCCTGGCGCATGGAGCGGAACTTGTATATCTCGAAGTGCCTGCCGTTCTCGCCCACACGGGTCTGACGGAAGATGACGGGCCCCCGGGACTCGAGCTTTATGGCCACGGCCGTAAGCGCCATGACCGGCAGGGCCGCCACGAGCAGCACGAAGGAGAAGACCATGTCGAGCACGCGCTTTATGATCTTTCTCGACCTCAGGGACTTGAAGCCGTCGGAGAAGACGAGCCAGCTCGGCTTGAGCTGGTCAAGCGGTATCTTGCCCATCATCCTCTCCTGAAAGGTCTCGCCCTCCTCGATGCTCACCCCCTTGAGCTTGCAGTCCAGCAGCGCCGACATGGGAAGCTTCGAGCGCCTGTCGGCGAGCGCCACGATTATCCTGTCCACCCCTTCGGTCTCGGCAAGCCTCGCAATATCGCCGTAACCGCCGATGACACCGGGGTTCACTATGGAGTGTCCTATCTTCTCCGGGTCGTCGTCTATGAAGCCGACGAGCTCGAGGTCGTGGTCCTTGTCGCCGTAGATCTCGGAGCCTATCTTCCTTGCCAGGTCGCCGGTGCCGATTATCATGACCCTGCCCTTGCCGACGTCGAACTCCAGGTGCCTGGCGAGAAAGGCCCTCCACAGGCACACCGCCGTCGCTATGAGCACCGCGTCGAGCGGCACCGTGTATATCTGGTACCCCGCGGCAAGGCGCAAGAGCGCCTCGCCCGCCGCGGCCGTGAGGGTCGCCGCCGCAAGCCTGCGGAAGAGGACCGACGGCCGGCTGTGGTGCTCGCGGGCGTAGAGGTCGAAGTAGTAGTAGACGACGCCGTAGACCGAGGCGACGGCAAGGGCCGCCAGGGGATGGAAGTCCACCGCCAGGTAGCCGTAACCGTCCATGGTGGCGGTGAGAGAGAGGGCGATGAGGTAGAGGAGGATGCTCTCCGACGCCCACACCATGAGCGTCCTCTTGGAGAGATACCTGTTGAGAAAGTAGAACATGGATGAGGCCTTCTTTTTCCGTGAGCTCAATAGTAGTATCCGTACTTCTTCAAGGTCGTTTCGGCGCCGTTGAGTACGATACCGGCTATATCGCTCTCCTGGAGCGAAGCTATGGCCTTATTCACCATGTCACGCGGCGTCTTGCCGGCCCTGACGACGAGGATCATGGCGTCAACGACCTTGGACAGAACGTTCATGTCGGCCAGCGAGAGTACGGGCGGAGCGTCGACGATGATGTAGTCGAACTCGCGCCTGAAGCTGTTCACGGCCAGGGCCATCTCCCTGGAGCCGAGAAGGCTTATGGAGTTCTTGACGCTGCGCAGCGCAGGCAGGACGTAGAGGTCCGTGTGCGCCACGCGGAGTATCGTCTCCCCCAGCTCCGCCTCGCCGGAGAGCACGTCGGGGAGGCCGAAGGCCGGGACGGCGTCGAGGTAAGGAGCGAAGGCCGGATGCTTGAAGTCACATTCCACGAGCAGCGTCTTCTTCCTGAACTCCCGGCCCATGATGTAGGAGAGGTTGAAGGCCGTGGTGGTCTTTCCCTCGCCCTTGAGCGCGCTGGTTACGGCGAAGACCTTGCAGGACTTCTTCAGGCCCACCTGTTCGAGCTTGGTGTAGAGGACGCGGTACTGCTCGGCCGCCACCGGGTCGGCGTCGTCCGCCACGGCGAGCCGCGCCTTGAGCGTCACCTCCCTGTAGGCGTCGACACCAAGGCTCTCGCGCACGAGGTCGGCGTCGTCGTCGAAGCCGCCCAGCGCCGTCAGCGGCCCCTCGTCGGCCGCCGCGGAAGCGGCCGTATCGAGCAGGGCGTCGTAGCGGCCCTTCTTCTCCGGGTCTTTCAGTGTTTCGTAGGCCTCGTCGATCAGGTCCATGGTGTCCTTTCTCTCTTCTTCGCTGTAGAGCGAGTAGAGCGCCGGAGAGTCCTCACAGAACGCGCTCTTCGCCCTCGAGTAGGCCTCGGCTATCTCCTCGGCCGTGGCGCTGCGCGGGACGTTGAGCACCTCGTAGTAGTTCTTCTCTTTCAGGTCTTTCATGGACTCTCGCCTCCGGAACTTTCACGCAGGCGGCGGCCGCTTCAGAAGCCGACCTCCTCCGCGCTCCAGTGGCCGATCCTGACCAGGCACGCCTGGAGCGCCGCCGCCGTCTCGGAACCGGGGTAGCCGATGACAAAGGGCTTCCTCGCCCTGACGGCGTCGCTCACGATCCCCTCGTAGCTGACGTGGCCGGCGTAGCCCACGTCCATGCCGAAGTAGTTGTAACAGGCCGTCTGCATGAGCCGCCCTATGTCGCCGTCCTTGTCCCTGCGCGCCTGGTTGACGAGCAGCGATATCCTCGTCTCGGCCATCATGCCGCGCACCATCTCTTCACCGCCGGGGTCCATCCGGCGAAGCTCGACGAAGATGTCGGCTATGGTCCTCGCGGACCTCGAATTGAAGACCGATCTCAGAAGCGACTTGAGCCTGAGGTCCTCCTCGGACTCGGTTATCCGCCTGATCTGCCTTGCGAAGAGACATTTCAGGTACCGGTAGGTATTCTCAATGGACGTCGGCTCCGGCGTGGTCACCAGTATGCCGAGGCCCGCGAAGAGAAACATGTCGAGCATGTTCGACGACGTGCCCGGCCCTATGTCGAGGATGATGTTGTCGTAGTCGAGACCGTGCAGCGCCCTTTCAAGCCGCCCCAGTCTCGGCCCTCCCATATCGGCCACGTCGAGCGAGTCCCTGGCGCCGCATACTATATCGAGGTTTTCGTAACCCGTGGCGGTTACGAGCTCTCTTATATCCGACACCCTGCCCTTGAGGAAGTTCGAAAGGGTCTGGCGCGCGGCGTTCATGCCGAGGAAGGTATGGAGGTTCGATGCGCCGAGGTCGGCGTCGACGAGCAGGACCCTCGCGCCGTCTCTGGCAAGGAGCAGGCCGAGGCTCGAGGCGATAAAGCTCTTTCCCACTCCACCCTTGCCTCCGCCGACGGCCCATATCCGCCTTCTCTTCGCATCCCTCGCTACCCGCCGCTCCCGCTCCGGCACGCCGTCGGGGAGGCCGTCGTTTCGTCCGCCGGACCTGAACCTGCCGAACCACTTCATCGGATGATCGTCAACTCTCCTCTCTCAGTGTCCGTCCAGGGACGGCTTGCGCCGTCCCCCCTGTCGATCCGCCCGGCACGCCCCACCGTTCACGGGGCAAGGGGCGCCTTCCCTTCCCGGCGCCCTGCCGGCGCTTTCCTTACGACAAGCCGCCGCCCCTGTCGCCGCTGAGCAGCCTGAGCTTTCTCTTGCGGCCCCGGGAGGGGGTCTTCCCGAACTCGTGCACGGGGATTACGGTGAGCACGGGGATGTCCGTAAAGCCGTCGAAGTCCTCGGGCTTGCGGAAGGCCGGATTCATGAGCTCGAGCAGGAAGGCCAGGGCCAGCCCCATGCCCGCGCCGCCGCCG of Deltaproteobacteria bacterium contains these proteins:
- a CDS encoding TonB family protein → PLVVDVVEVPKPGAEGGPPLPAGAAATAAQQVPAGGKEPGGEARAAADEEAVIAVPAPVESAAVADAEELQRGTEQATTPALEAPPPLEEAVEEKALAEEEVTQHEEEAEAPVPTAPAPAGEATGESEPPPPPAAAALPAGPSPADVGEGTPATEAPVPPPAPSPPLEAGEGAGEGAAEPLASVEVVDGPPVAAIEQEMARAAESARQEPQAVDRAEAPPPPSASFEAPVTWVPAPPVPPPPFAEETGEKGGTGAEPAEEREETAVAAFEAPRPEAGAGAFAPPLGPPTRSGGPAQEETRPAQESLVPSAAPPSAPHAAAADGDDARAPYPRADEGESMGDGAAAAPAEPEAPVPAARLPEAAVASPESAPAPDGESEAPPVPLLTLPPEETEAPSLFPEARRLAALAKEYEKQAPRNEKGKRLQFNTSELRYRVYLQDLKIKVESKWEYPLIAVKNGWQGWLRIDFDIRRDGSLGEVKIVKSSKYPPLDEAAVTALKLAAPFSPFPHDFELDEITIRARFEYIIYR
- a CDS encoding DUF2029 domain-containing protein; this translates as MSTSSTGSFTAALLACGAAVLLLCAAPLFIADGDASVAGVLPYALAFAPYLHLLSRLARPGGAAGRGEEKALHLRLIVLFALLMTAVSVLAPAVLEDDMYRYVWDGRVLASGVNPYAHAPDSFALRALRDEAVYPNINYPYVPTIYPPAAQLVFAAVYKAAGSGLTAFKAVFAAFHLATVPVVVRLLDRLAMDRRLVVAYAWNPLVLKEAAGSGHVDTLAVFLLTASLLLLIEGRALRAAVLYGLAVGAKLFALALLPLYVKRTGLRGTAAAGATLALLYLPFTATAPAVLSPFEGLITYFEHWLFNPGPFDAVRLALTPFAADPYVAARLVCAASVLALSLYAAVRDDGRKATLVRGFFHVVAALVLLSPVVAPWYMLWFAPLLSLRPSRAWTALTALALLSYVFTARGADLPALRLLEFGIFAALLAGEGGFRRKGGLREGTG
- a CDS encoding TIGR03013 family PEP-CTERM/XrtA system glycosyltransferase — its product is MFYFLNRYLSKRTLMVWASESILLYLIALSLTATMDGYGYLAVDFHPLAALAVASVYGVVYYYFDLYAREHHSRPSVLFRRLAAATLTAAAGEALLRLAAGYQIYTVPLDAVLIATAVCLWRAFLARHLEFDVGKGRVMIIGTGDLARKIGSEIYGDKDHDLELVGFIDDDPEKIGHSIVNPGVIGGYGDIARLAETEGVDRIIVALADRRSKLPMSALLDCKLKGVSIEEGETFQERMMGKIPLDQLKPSWLVFSDGFKSLRSRKIIKRVLDMVFSFVLLVAALPVMALTAVAIKLESRGPVIFRQTRVGENGRHFEIYKFRSMRQDAESKTGPVWAREKDDRVTRVGAFIRKTRIDELPQLINVLRGDMSFVGPRPERPYFVDQLKEVIPYYEIRTAVKPGVTGWAQIKYPYGATFKDALEKLQYDLYYIKNMSPLFDVIIFFRTIKVVLSRKGAR
- a CDS encoding polysaccharide biosynthesis tyrosine autokinase, with protein sequence MKDLKEKNYYEVLNVPRSATAEEIAEAYSRAKSAFCEDSPALYSLYSEEERKDTMDLIDEAYETLKDPEKKGRYDALLDTAASAAADEGPLTALGGFDDDADLVRESLGVDAYREVTLKARLAVADDADPVAAEQYRVLYTKLEQVGLKKSCKVFAVTSALKGEGKTTTAFNLSYIMGREFRKKTLLVECDFKHPAFAPYLDAVPAFGLPDVLSGEAELGETILRVAHTDLYVLPALRSVKNSISLLGSREMALAVNSFRREFDYIIVDAPPVLSLADMNVLSKVVDAMILVVRAGKTPRDMVNKAIASLQESDIAGIVLNGAETTLKKYGYYY
- a CDS encoding MinD/ParA family protein; translation: MKWFGRFRSGGRNDGLPDGVPERERRVARDAKRRRIWAVGGGKGGVGKSFIASSLGLLLARDGARVLLVDADLGASNLHTFLGMNAARQTLSNFLKGRVSDIRELVTATGYENLDIVCGARDSLDVADMGGPRLGRLERALHGLDYDNIILDIGPGTSSNMLDMFLFAGLGILVTTPEPTSIENTYRYLKCLFARQIRRITESEEDLRLKSLLRSVFNSRSARTIADIFVELRRMDPGGEEMVRGMMAETRISLLVNQARRDKDGDIGRLMQTACYNYFGMDVGYAGHVSYEGIVSDAVRARKPFVIGYPGSETAAALQACLVRIGHWSAEEVGF